caagtttCTACCCTCTAACTATACTTTAGTTGGAATGTGGAAGTTCtacaaaaaaaatggattttgaaCTCTTGAACGAGCTTGATTCATAGTCATATAGTCAGAGAGTTTGAATATGAgttgaagaaaatttgaaatgagGAATGAAATTAGGTTACCTTGATGGGgaagtgaaagaagaaaaggccGAATTGGCCACCAGTGTGGCTAACTGTGTCAAAGGGTACGATACCTTTGGCCACGTCCTCCAGAAGCAGCACCAGCTCAGGCAGAACAGTAATGCCGGCGAATTCCACGTCAGCATCCACGTGGGAAGACCCCCTCGCCCTCACGTGCACCTCCCTCGACCTCACGTGACCCAGCATCTTCCCTCTGTACGCCACTGCCACGTTTACCGCACCCAAGTCCATGAAGTACACGTCAGCGTTGCGGACCTGGAGCGTCAGCAGCATGGAGATGTCCACGGTGACGGGCGGCACAGGGTGCACCTTTATCCGCCGCAGCTTCAGCCCCACGATCTTCAGATCTGGATCCGACGGCCACAGAACGTAGAGCGTGCTCACGAGCAGCGCCATACTCAGCGCGCACGAGATAACACGACGCCGCGATAAAACGACGAGGTTTTGGTGGTTGTAAGGTTTGTGGAGGAGGAGAGCGTAAAAGGAAGCTTTTGAGATTCGCATGATTTCTCTTTAAACACTGTGTCTGTGTAACGATGCGATTGCAGAAAATATGAAGAATGTGAATGGAACGCACGTTTACCCTTTTGAATTAGGTGTAG
This DNA window, taken from Vigna radiata var. radiata cultivar VC1973A chromosome 5, Vradiata_ver6, whole genome shotgun sequence, encodes the following:
- the LOC106761752 gene encoding uncharacterized protein LOC106761752, giving the protein MRISKASFYALLLHKPYNHQNLVVLSRRRVISCALSMALLVSTLYVLWPSDPDLKIVGLKLRRIKVHPVPPVTVDISMLLTLQVRNADVYFMDLGAVNVAVAYRGKMLGHVRSREVHVRARGSSHVDADVEFAGITVLPELVLLLEDVAKGIVPFDTVSHTGGQFGLFFFHFPIKAKVSCEVLVSIVNQTIIRQHCLHE